A region of the Aulosira sp. FACHB-615 genome:
GATCGCTGGCGTGGAAATATGCTTTTTGGGCATAATCCCGTACCATCCGCGCTGTATTAAAGAACGGACAGTTCAGGCGAATCGCATCTTTCATTTTGGCTACCCAACGTCGGGGCAGTCCATCTTCGTCGCGGTGGTCATAAAATAGAGGCACAACTTCTTTCTCTAACAAATCGTAGAGGGCGTTAGCTTCTACCTCATCTTGATAATTGGGATCTTCGTAATTTTCCCCATGTCCTATCGCCCAACCGGTGCGGACATAATCGGCTTCATCCCACCAACCATCTAAAACACTTAAATTAGGTAAGCCATTCATTGCGGCTTTCATTCCGCTAGTTCCCGAAGCTTCCCTGGGACGACGTGGTGTATTCAACCAGATATCACAACCAGCCACCATCAACCGAGATATATGAATATCGTAGTTAGGTACAAAAACAACTTGTTTTTCTAAATGATGTTCGCGGATAAAATGATTGATTTCACGAATCAGTTCTTTACCAGGAATGTCTTTGGGGTGGGCTTTCCCAGCAATCACAAATTGAACTTTGCGGTTTTTATCACCAAGTAAAATGCGTTGAATACGTTCTAAATCACGCATCCACAAGGTAGCGCGTTTATAAGTTGCAAACCGACGGGCAAAACCAATAGTTAAAACGTAGGGATCTAATACTTCTTGGGCTTGGGCAATTTCTGAAGAAGAAGCACCGCGATCGCGTAAATGTTTGACGAGATGATCCCGCACATACAGTACCATATCCAAACGGCAGCGTTCGTGATTGCGCCACAACTCCTCATCGGGAATTGCATCCATCCTCTCCCACAGTTGGTTATCTGGTGGTACTGATGACCAGTTTGGCCCTAAGTAGCGATCGTACAACTCTTGGGTTGATTTTGCCACACAACTGCGAGCGTGAACACCGTTGGTAATAGCGGTGATTGGCACTTCTTCGACAGGGACTTTCTTCCACAAGCCTTGGAACATCTGCCGTGACACCACACCGTGCAGCTGCGCCACCCCGTTAGAAAATGTCGCCATTTTCAACGCCAGCACTGCCATACTGAAAGGCCCGGATAAATCCCCTGTATTTTCTCTGCCCAGTCCTAAAAACTGTTCTTTGGGCAAACCAAAGATATCTGCATAGTAGCCCAGATAATACAAAATTTTATCGGGAGGGAACAAATCAATTCCCGCAGGTACAGGCGTGTGTGTGGTAAAGATGTTGCTAGACATCACTACCTGTTTGGCTTGGGCATAGCTCAAACCTTCTTCTTGAATTAAGATGCGGATGCGCTCTAACGCCGAGAAAGCCGCATGGCCTTCATTCATGTGGTAGGCAGTGACATCATAACCCAAAGCTTTCAGCATCCGTACACCACCAATCCCCA
Encoded here:
- the glgP gene encoding alpha-glucan family phosphorylase, with amino-acid sequence MQPIRTFNVSPSLPPRLEPLRRLAYNLHWDWNVETKDLFRRLDRDLWESSHHNPVLMLGTISQARLLEVVEDDGFLAQMDRAARQLDDYLQEGTWYQKQRAQKPKECYAYFSAEFGLVDCLPVYSGGLGVLAGDHLKSASDLGLPLVGVGLLYQQGYFAQYLNADGWQQERYPINDFYNMPLHLERNPDGSELQIAVDYPGRKVYARVWRVQVGMVPLYMLDTNIEPNNQYDHDITDQLYGGDIDMRIHQEIMLGIGGVRMLKALGYDVTAYHMNEGHAAFSALERIRILIQEEGLSYAQAKQVVMSSNIFTTHTPVPAGIDLFPPDKILYYLGYYADIFGLPKEQFLGLGRENTGDLSGPFSMAVLALKMATFSNGVAQLHGVVSRQMFQGLWKKVPVEEVPITAITNGVHARSCVAKSTQELYDRYLGPNWSSVPPDNQLWERMDAIPDEELWRNHERCRLDMVLYVRDHLVKHLRDRGASSSEIAQAQEVLDPYVLTIGFARRFATYKRATLWMRDLERIQRILLGDKNRKVQFVIAGKAHPKDIPGKELIREINHFIREHHLEKQVVFVPNYDIHISRLMVAGCDIWLNTPRRPREASGTSGMKAAMNGLPNLSVLDGWWDEADYVRTGWAIGHGENYEDPNYQDEVEANALYDLLEKEVVPLFYDHRDEDGLPRRWVAKMKDAIRLNCPFFNTARMVRDYAQKAYFHASDRYHTLVDDNYAPAKELAAWKAKLSDHWFNIRIKDIDVSVGSDIKVEQKVAVKAKVDLATLSNDDIQVELYQGAIDANGEIVNAVPVVMDYQGQDDQGLSLYTADIVYTTSGFQGLSLRVLPKHPHLSNAYEPRLIAWAE